The Methylomicrobium lacus LW14 genome window below encodes:
- a CDS encoding class I SAM-dependent methyltransferase, with the protein MKELREKWNRIYGQDEPGKQAPAPVLSENAFLLPPEGTALDLASGLGANAIFLAEHGMQVTALDISGVAIEKLHAYAGRHRLPIEAGQETISPASLPPSAFDVIVIGRFLDRSLTDAIINALKPGGLLFYQTFTRLKVNAEGPSNPAYLLDTHELLDLFAPLRTVFYRDNAAIGDIHRGLRNEAQFIGQKPDPEPLP; encoded by the coding sequence ATGAAGGAACTTCGCGAAAAATGGAACCGCATCTACGGCCAGGACGAGCCCGGCAAGCAAGCGCCGGCACCGGTGTTGAGCGAGAATGCGTTTCTGCTGCCGCCAGAAGGTACGGCCCTCGATCTCGCCTCGGGGCTCGGCGCGAACGCGATTTTTCTTGCCGAGCATGGCATGCAGGTCACCGCGCTCGACATTTCCGGGGTAGCGATCGAAAAATTGCACGCCTATGCCGGCCGCCATCGACTTCCGATCGAGGCCGGACAGGAAACCATCAGCCCTGCTTCGCTGCCTCCCTCCGCCTTTGATGTGATCGTGATCGGCCGCTTTCTTGACCGCTCGCTCACGGATGCGATAATAAACGCCTTGAAACCCGGCGGCCTGCTGTTCTATCAAACCTTCACGCGCCTGAAAGTGAACGCCGAAGGCCCGAGCAATCCGGCTTACCTATTGGACACGCATGAACTGCTGGATTTGTTTGCGCCGCTGCGGACCGTGTTTTACCGGGATAACGCCGCGATCGGCGACATACACCGGGGCCTTCGTAATGAAGCCCAATTTATCGGCCAAAAACCTGACCCAGAGCCCCTACCATGA
- a CDS encoding LysR family transcriptional regulator has protein sequence MDKLTSMNVFVRVAKAGSFAGGARDLDISRAMATKHIMHLESCLGTRLFNRTTRSLSLTEVGASYFERCQTVLLDIEEMESEVTHLQTEPRGALRVSAPPVIGATHIARAISEFLKLHPDLNVELIIQSSPGDMIEDGIDLAIYLGALNDTSMVARKLASSSLVVCGSPDYLAKYGTPQTPQDLAQHSCLINWSISPKNKWPFKSESGYQVINVTGRLQANVADAIRIAAINGMGLVMLPIYIVGWDIERGRLIPVLQDYPSPPLEVHAVYPHRKYLSAKVRVFMEFLQTWLEPHVSKLEGPET, from the coding sequence GTGGATAAATTGACCAGCATGAACGTGTTCGTCCGCGTCGCGAAAGCGGGAAGCTTTGCCGGCGGCGCGCGCGATCTGGATATTTCGCGCGCGATGGCGACCAAGCATATCATGCATCTGGAGAGCTGCCTCGGCACCCGCCTGTTCAACCGCACCACCAGAAGCCTGAGTTTGACCGAAGTCGGCGCCTCCTATTTCGAGCGCTGCCAGACGGTGCTGCTCGACATCGAGGAGATGGAATCGGAAGTCACCCACTTGCAGACCGAACCGCGCGGCGCCTTGCGGGTCAGCGCTCCGCCGGTGATCGGCGCGACGCATATCGCGCGCGCCATCTCCGAGTTTCTAAAACTGCATCCCGATCTGAACGTCGAACTGATCATTCAAAGCAGTCCCGGCGACATGATCGAGGACGGCATCGACCTCGCAATCTACCTCGGCGCGCTGAACGACACCAGCATGGTCGCGCGCAAACTGGCCAGTTCGTCGCTGGTCGTCTGCGGCTCGCCGGATTATTTAGCCAAATACGGCACGCCGCAAACCCCGCAAGATTTGGCCCAGCATAGCTGTCTGATCAATTGGTCGATTTCGCCGAAAAACAAATGGCCGTTTAAAAGCGAATCGGGCTATCAGGTCATCAATGTCACGGGCCGCCTGCAGGCGAACGTCGCGGATGCGATCCGTATCGCCGCGATCAACGGCATGGGTCTTGTAATGCTGCCGATCTATATCGTCGGCTGGGATATTGAACGCGGCAGGCTGATTCCTGTCCTGCAAGACTATCCCTCCCCGCCGCTCGAAGTCCATGCGGTCTATCCGCACCGTAAATATCTGTCCGCGAAAGTCCGCGTGTTCATGGAGTTTCTGCAAACCTGGCTGGAACCGCACGTCAGCAAACTCGAAGGGCCGGAGACATGA
- a CDS encoding polysaccharide biosynthesis protein: protein MKPRLARWFIGQSRPRKALILIGADIVFTMLALWSAFSLRWGALFVPRNIEWALIAVAPALAVPIFIRLGLYRAIIRYIEIKALWTIMQAVTLYACAFAVIYFLPFIFYESGIRNLPRTVPFLNWLIMMLLVGGSRFFARWWLGDTYIRLSGGHNPATHPKKKVLIYGAGSGGVQLASALALGREFQPVAFIDDDPALNKHKINGLRIYPFSSLSYLIDRYEVASVLLAIPSAKHARKSELIRLLEPYAVQVLSMPNLSEIAGGKITFDTLREVEIEDLLGRDPVAPDPALLHANITGKAVMVTGAGGSIGSELCRQIVALRPSALVLFELSEYALYAIEQELQLWASRLPSAEKPAIYAILGSVTDAPRLRKVCETFKVQTIYHAAAYKHVPIVEHNPVAAIRNNVFGTLRTAEAAIQAEVETFVLISTDKAVRPTNTMGASKRFAELILQAFSAIPEHRRRTRFTMVRFGNVLGSSGSVVPLFREQIKRGGPVTVTDPNIIRYFMTIPEAAQLVIQAGAMGSGGDVFVLDMGDPVRILDLAKRMIHLSGLEIQDPEHPDGEIEIRFSGLRPGEKLYEELLIGDHVSETSHPRIMRAEEHVIPWPDLSLRLERLDQAAQLDDPEHIREILLGTVSGFAPQCGIEDLLWKQAQAENTAPDSV from the coding sequence ATGAAACCACGGCTGGCGCGTTGGTTTATCGGGCAGTCCAGGCCCCGAAAAGCCCTGATTCTAATCGGGGCGGACATCGTATTTACGATGCTCGCCTTATGGTCCGCCTTCTCGCTGCGCTGGGGCGCCCTGTTCGTGCCGAGGAACATCGAATGGGCCTTGATCGCGGTCGCGCCGGCCCTGGCCGTGCCGATTTTCATCCGCCTAGGCCTGTACCGGGCCATCATCCGCTATATCGAAATCAAGGCGTTATGGACGATCATGCAGGCGGTCACGCTCTATGCCTGTGCGTTTGCGGTGATTTATTTTCTGCCCTTTATTTTTTATGAGAGCGGCATCCGTAATCTGCCGCGCACCGTACCGTTCCTGAACTGGCTGATCATGATGCTGCTGGTCGGCGGCAGCCGTTTTTTTGCGCGTTGGTGGCTCGGCGACACGTATATCCGGCTCAGCGGCGGCCACAATCCTGCCACGCATCCGAAGAAAAAAGTGCTCATTTACGGCGCCGGCAGCGGCGGCGTGCAATTGGCCTCGGCCTTGGCGCTCGGCCGCGAGTTTCAGCCGGTCGCTTTCATCGATGACGATCCTGCGCTGAACAAACACAAGATCAACGGCCTCAGGATCTATCCGTTTTCGTCCCTGAGTTATCTGATCGATCGCTATGAGGTTGCGAGTGTCCTGCTGGCGATCCCGTCCGCCAAGCACGCGCGCAAAAGCGAGCTGATCCGCTTGCTCGAGCCTTATGCGGTACAGGTATTGTCGATGCCGAACCTTTCCGAAATCGCCGGAGGCAAGATCACTTTCGACACGCTCCGGGAAGTCGAGATTGAAGACCTGCTGGGCCGCGATCCGGTCGCGCCCGATCCGGCCCTGCTGCATGCGAATATCACCGGCAAGGCGGTGATGGTGACCGGCGCGGGCGGCTCGATCGGCTCCGAATTGTGCCGGCAGATCGTCGCTTTGAGGCCGTCCGCGCTGGTCCTGTTCGAATTGAGCGAATATGCCTTGTATGCGATCGAACAGGAATTGCAGTTATGGGCCTCCCGTTTGCCTTCGGCGGAAAAACCGGCGATTTACGCGATTCTAGGTTCGGTGACCGACGCGCCGCGTCTACGCAAAGTCTGCGAGACCTTCAAGGTGCAGACGATCTACCATGCGGCGGCCTACAAGCATGTGCCGATCGTCGAACACAATCCGGTCGCGGCGATCCGCAACAATGTGTTCGGCACCCTGCGCACTGCGGAAGCCGCCATCCAGGCCGAAGTCGAAACCTTCGTGCTGATATCGACCGACAAGGCCGTCCGCCCGACCAACACGATGGGCGCCAGCAAACGCTTTGCGGAGCTGATCCTGCAGGCCTTCAGCGCCATACCTGAACACCGGCGCCGCACCCGTTTCACGATGGTGCGCTTCGGCAATGTGCTCGGCTCGTCCGGTTCGGTCGTGCCGTTGTTCAGGGAACAGATCAAACGCGGCGGTCCGGTCACGGTGACCGATCCGAATATCATCCGCTATTTCATGACCATTCCGGAAGCCGCGCAACTGGTGATCCAAGCCGGCGCGATGGGCAGCGGCGGCGATGTCTTCGTGCTGGATATGGGCGATCCGGTCCGCATCCTCGACCTGGCCAAACGGATGATTCATCTGAGCGGCCTCGAAATCCAGGACCCGGAACATCCTGACGGCGAAATCGAAATCCGTTTTAGCGGCCTCAGGCCCGGCGAGAAGCTTTACGAAGAATTGCTGATCGGCGATCATGTGAGCGAAACCAGTCACCCCCGCATCATGCGCGCCGAGGAACACGTGATTCCGTGGCCCGATTTATCCCTGCGCCTGGAACGCCTGGACCAGGCGGCGCAGCTTGACGATCCCGAACACATCCGGGAGATTTTGCTCGGCACGGTCTCGGGCTTTGCGCCCCAGTGCGGGATCGAGGACTTGCTCTGGAAACAGGCCCAGGCCGAAAACACGGCGCCGGATTCGGTCTAG
- a CDS encoding MraY family glycosyltransferase, translating to MQTGGLLLAALAAACLFTGLIRRYALISNMIDVPNQRSSHTLPTPRGGGMAIVVVFLVSLGALFALGLLTPKQGLALFGAGAWVAVVGFLDDHRHIPAGWRLLAHFIGAGWGLYWLGGFPPLPLFGQAVDLGWIGHIFGLFYLVWLLNLYNFMDGIDGIAGIEAITTCLGGVLLFLLFGNESVWLEPALLAAAVAGFLIWNFPPAKIFMGDAGSGFLGIILGLISIQAAWLNPNLFWSWLCLLGVFIVDATLTLLQRFRRGEKLHEAHRSHAYQFAARRFGSHRPVTLFVGAVNLFWLLPLAVSIGLGLLNGILGLALAYLPLLLTAIKFNAGGTEDRA from the coding sequence ATGCAGACTGGCGGTTTACTCCTGGCGGCTTTGGCGGCCGCGTGCCTGTTCACCGGCCTGATCCGCCGTTATGCGCTGATCTCGAATATGATCGACGTACCGAACCAGCGCAGTTCGCATACGCTGCCAACCCCGCGCGGCGGCGGCATGGCGATCGTGGTAGTGTTCTTGGTCAGCCTGGGGGCGCTGTTCGCGCTCGGCTTGTTGACGCCAAAACAGGGTTTGGCGCTGTTCGGCGCCGGCGCCTGGGTCGCCGTGGTCGGCTTCCTGGACGATCACCGCCATATCCCCGCCGGCTGGCGGCTATTGGCGCATTTCATCGGCGCCGGCTGGGGCCTGTATTGGCTCGGCGGCTTTCCGCCCCTGCCCCTGTTCGGCCAGGCCGTCGATCTCGGCTGGATCGGCCATATTTTCGGCCTCTTCTATCTGGTCTGGCTGCTGAATCTTTATAACTTCATGGACGGCATCGACGGCATCGCCGGCATCGAAGCGATCACGACTTGTCTGGGCGGCGTTCTATTGTTCCTGTTGTTCGGCAATGAGAGTGTATGGTTGGAGCCGGCATTGCTCGCGGCCGCCGTCGCCGGCTTTTTGATCTGGAACTTTCCGCCCGCGAAGATTTTCATGGGCGATGCGGGTAGCGGTTTTTTGGGGATCATTTTAGGCTTGATCTCGATCCAGGCCGCCTGGCTTAACCCGAATCTGTTCTGGAGCTGGCTATGCCTGCTCGGCGTGTTCATCGTCGATGCGACCTTGACTTTGCTGCAACGCTTTCGGCGCGGCGAAAAACTGCACGAAGCGCACCGGAGCCATGCCTACCAGTTCGCCGCGCGCCGTTTCGGTTCGCACAGGCCGGTGACGCTGTTCGTCGGCGCGGTCAATCTGTTCTGGCTGTTGCCGCTGGCGGTCTCGATCGGCCTCGGCTTGCTGAACGGCATCCTGGGCCTCGCCCTGGCCTATCTGCCGCTGCTTTTGACCGCGATCAAGTTCAACGCGGGCGGCACGGAAGATCGCGCATGA
- a CDS encoding UDP-glucose 4-epimerase family protein, with protein sequence MSLSDNRHLNILVTGANGFVGSALVERLKAEQKFSVRAAVRRLAGLGRPQGADWIETGDLAALADWSTALQGIDAVVHLAARVHVMQDTAADPLAEFRKANVEGSLNLARQALEAGVKRFIFISSIKVNGEATAPGRPYRADDTPVPEDAYGISKREAEDGLRELCLNSTMEFVIIRPPLVYGPGVKGNFFSMMRWLDKGIPLPLASIQNRRSLVAVDNLVDLILACIDHPGAANQTFLASDGEDLSTPELLSKTAAALGKRARLLPVPPGVLNFAARCLGKTAAIQKLCGSLQVDIGKTRERLAWQPPVGVDQALRRAAQYYLETRK encoded by the coding sequence ATGAGCTTGTCCGATAACCGCCACTTGAATATTCTGGTCACCGGCGCCAACGGCTTCGTCGGCAGCGCCTTGGTCGAGCGTTTAAAGGCCGAACAAAAATTTTCCGTCCGCGCCGCGGTGCGGCGTTTGGCGGGACTCGGCCGGCCGCAAGGCGCCGACTGGATCGAAACCGGCGATCTTGCCGCGCTTGCCGACTGGAGCACCGCCTTGCAGGGCATCGACGCGGTCGTGCATCTCGCCGCGCGGGTTCATGTGATGCAGGACACCGCGGCCGACCCGCTCGCCGAATTCCGCAAGGCCAATGTCGAAGGCTCGCTGAATCTGGCCAGGCAGGCGCTAGAGGCCGGCGTCAAACGCTTCATTTTTATCAGCTCGATCAAGGTGAACGGCGAGGCGACAGCCCCCGGACGGCCTTACCGCGCAGACGACACACCTGTCCCCGAAGACGCCTACGGCATTTCCAAACGCGAAGCCGAAGACGGCTTGCGCGAACTCTGTTTGAATTCCACGATGGAATTTGTGATCATCCGCCCTCCCCTGGTTTACGGCCCTGGAGTGAAAGGCAATTTTTTCAGCATGATGCGCTGGCTCGACAAAGGCATTCCGCTGCCCTTGGCTTCGATTCAAAACCGGCGCAGCCTGGTCGCGGTCGATAACCTGGTCGACCTGATCCTCGCCTGCATCGATCACCCCGGCGCCGCGAATCAGACTTTTCTGGCCAGCGATGGCGAGGACCTCTCGACGCCTGAACTCTTGAGCAAAACCGCGGCCGCGCTCGGCAAACGTGCGCGTCTTTTGCCGGTGCCGCCGGGCGTATTGAATTTCGCCGCGCGCTGCCTCGGCAAAACCGCGGCGATCCAAAAGCTTTGCGGTTCATTGCAGGTGGATATTGGCAAAACTCGTGAGCGGCTTGCCTGGCAGCCTCCGGTCGGTGTCGATCAGGCCTTGCGCAGAGCCGCTCAATATTATTTGGAAACCCGAAAGTGA
- the wecB gene encoding non-hydrolyzing UDP-N-acetylglucosamine 2-epimerase, translated as MLKVMTLIGTRPELIKMSRVIAELDLYTQHILVHSGQNYDYELNQVFFDDLEIRKPDYFLGVTGETAAQAIADVIAKADEVFAKEMPDALLLYGDTNTCLAVIAAKRRKIPVFHMEAGNRCFDQRVPEELNRKVLDHLSDINMVLTEHARRYLIAEGIRPETIIKTGSHMQEVLDYYQPKILASDVLAREHLQEGRFFIVSAHREENVDSPENLRDLLETLRALAEQYQFPVIVSTHPRTRKRLEALGESLSHPLIRYLKPFGFLDYIRLQMAAFCVVSDSGTITEEASLLNLPAVTIRHTHERPEGMDVGTLVMCGLKQDNVLDAVRVVTGQHDRTRRVIPEIPDYQAGEVSKQIVRVVLSYTGYVNRTVWSKA; from the coding sequence ATGCTTAAAGTGATGACCCTGATCGGCACGCGCCCGGAGCTGATCAAGATGAGCCGGGTGATTGCCGAACTCGACCTCTACACGCAGCATATCCTGGTGCATTCCGGGCAGAATTACGACTATGAGTTGAATCAGGTGTTTTTCGACGACCTCGAAATTCGGAAGCCCGATTATTTCCTCGGCGTTACCGGCGAAACCGCTGCGCAAGCGATCGCCGACGTGATCGCGAAGGCCGATGAGGTGTTCGCGAAGGAAATGCCCGACGCCCTGTTGCTGTACGGCGACACCAACACCTGCCTGGCCGTGATCGCGGCGAAACGGCGCAAGATACCGGTCTTCCACATGGAAGCGGGCAACCGCTGCTTCGATCAGCGCGTACCGGAGGAACTGAACCGCAAGGTACTCGATCATCTGAGCGACATCAATATGGTATTGACCGAGCATGCCCGCCGCTATCTGATCGCCGAGGGCATCCGTCCCGAGACGATCATCAAGACCGGCTCGCACATGCAGGAAGTGCTGGATTATTACCAGCCGAAGATACTCGCATCCGACGTGCTGGCCAGGGAGCACTTGCAGGAAGGCCGCTTCTTCATCGTCAGCGCGCACCGGGAAGAAAACGTCGACAGCCCGGAAAATTTACGCGACCTTCTGGAAACCCTGCGCGCCTTGGCCGAGCAGTATCAATTTCCGGTGATCGTCTCGACACATCCGCGTACCCGGAAACGCCTCGAAGCGCTCGGCGAATCCCTCTCGCATCCGTTGATCCGCTATCTGAAGCCGTTCGGCTTTCTAGACTACATCCGTCTGCAAATGGCCGCATTTTGCGTGGTGTCCGACAGCGGCACGATCACCGAGGAAGCATCCTTGCTGAATCTGCCCGCGGTCACGATACGTCATACCCATGAACGGCCGGAAGGCATGGATGTCGGCACGCTGGTGATGTGCGGCCTGAAGCAGGATAACGTGCTGGATGCGGTCCGTGTCGTGACCGGCCAGCATGACAGGACGCGCCGAGTGATTCCGGAGATTCCCGACTATCAGGCCGGCGAAGTCTCCAAGCAAATTGTCCGGGTCGTGCTGAGCTACACCGGCTATGTCAATCGCACGGTCTGGTCGAAGGCATGA